CATAAGAAACTACTTGTCTGCGGCTGGTGTAAGAGAAGAGATTGAGGAACTAATGAAATATGTAAACACACAAGAGGAAAGCGTAGGCGGAATCAAACCTTTAAAAGGATTGAAGTTTGTGGTCACCGGTACACTTCCCAACTATTCTAGAAAGGGAATTCAGGAAAAGATAATTGAACTTGGAGGAGAGGTTGTTTCGAGTGTTTCGAAGAATACAGATTACCTTCTTGTGGGTGAGAATCCCGGCTCAAAAGAGGGAAAGGCCCGTTCTCTCGGAATAAAGATAATTGGTGAAAAGGAGTTCGAGGAGATGGTTAAGTCTTGATCCGCTATTTCGACAACAATGCCACAACTCAGATGGAAAGAGACCTTGCCGAACTGATGGCAAGTTTGTGCGAGGAAGAATATGCAAATCCTAATTCCATGCATTCTTTTGGTGTGAAGCAGGCTCGCCGCCATGAAGAAGCCAGGGAGAGAGTGGCACGCTGTCTCTCGGTTGACCCCAGGGAGATATTCTTCACTTCATGTGCAACTGAGACGATAAACTGGATTCTCAGGTCCAGCATTTTCTTCAGGGGCAAGAGGAAGAAGATTGTCACAACTTCAATTGAACACAAGGCGGTTCTCAACACTCTTAAAGATCTGAAGACAATTTCGAACATTGAGTATTATGAGGTTGCACCGGAAAGCGATGGAATTGTGAGCGTCGACAAGCTCCTCAATGAGGTTGATGATGAGACTTTTCTTGTCTCCGTTATGGCTGCAAACAACGTAACCGGTTCAATTCAGCCTTATGAGGAGATTGGCAAAGCTTTGAGAGAAAGAGGCGTTCTCTACCATGTAGATGCAGTTCAGACAATAGGTAAAATACCCTTCAATCTGCAGAAGGGCTTCTGTGACTATGCTTCATTTTCTGCCCATAAGTTTCATGGTCCGAAGGGAGTCGGAATGGCATTCGTGAAACGCGGATCGCCTATTAAGCCCTTTATCACTGGCGGAGGACAGGAGAGGGGTATGCGCGCAGGGACTCAGAACGTACCGGGTGCTCTGGTTACTTCGATAGCAATGCAGAGAGCAATTGAGAATATGGATACGTCATCCAGAAGACTTAGAGATTTCCAGCAACAGATTGTTGAGAGCGTGAAGGCTCTTGGCGGCGCTGTGAATACTCCTGAGGATTCAGTCTCTAACACAGTTAATGCATCTTTTGCAGGTATTAGGTCGGAGGTTCTGGTTAATGCTCTCTCTGAAGAAGGTGTATATCTGGGGACTTCTTCGGCGTGTTCTTCCAGAAGCGATGGAGGTCAGTACGTTCTTGATGAAATGGGAGTTGATCCTTCACTTGCCTCCTGCTCAATCAGAATAAGCATGTCAAGATTCACCACGGAGGAAGATGTGGCGATTCTAGTAGAAACACTGAAGAAAACGGTTCCTCTTTTGAAATTTTAGCCACAAACGGTTATAATTGACTGTAATTAGATTTAACCGCCTTTGAGGTGATAATAGTTGCTCAGAAGTATGACCGGATATGCGAGGGCCGAAAGGAGACTTTACGGAATAAATGCTTTTGTAGAGTTGAAAACTGTAAATTCGAAGTACTTGAACGTTGATGTCAATATCGGGGATGCTTTCTCTGAGCTTGAAATGAATGTTAGCAGGTTAATAAAAGAAAATCTCAAGCGTGGAACTGTGAAGGCCAGAATCGATATTTCTCTGGTGGACAGTGATGACTTTCTTCAACCTGACTTTGGTATAGCCTCCTCAATCTACAATTCTCTCAGATTGATAAGAGATCGTTACGGACTTGCCGGAGAAGTCTCTGTAGATTCAATGGCGAGATTCAAGGAGATATTCAAGACCAGACCATCTGAAGACCTTGCAGAGAAGATATGGAATGTGATAGAAGGGCTCCTGATTGAAGCTGTGGATCAACTGAACATTGACAGGGAAAGGGAAGGACAGACCATGTCTCTCGCTTTGAACGAGTATCTCGATAGACTCGAGACCATTGCGGAAGAGCTCCAGGCCAATTCTGAGGATATGGTTCTGTACTATCGAGATTTCCTGAAGAAGAAATTAGAGCAGATTTCCGACAGCCAGCTCGATGACAACAGACTGGAACAGGAGGTAACGCTTCTTGCGGAAAAGGCAGATATTTCGGAGGAAATAGTCAGAATGATCTCTCATATCGAATCCTTTAGAAGTGTTATGCAGTCTGACAGAGAGAGTGGTGTGCAGCTTGATTTCATCTGTCAGGAGATGCACCGCGAACTGTCTACAGTTGCATCTAAATCGAAGAAACTGGTGATTACTAACCTCTCTGTCGAGGGAAGAACGCTGGTAAATAAACTCAG
The Mesotoga sp. UBA6090 DNA segment above includes these coding regions:
- a CDS encoding cysteine desulfurase family protein; translated protein: MIRYFDNNATTQMERDLAELMASLCEEEYANPNSMHSFGVKQARRHEEARERVARCLSVDPREIFFTSCATETINWILRSSIFFRGKRKKIVTTSIEHKAVLNTLKDLKTISNIEYYEVAPESDGIVSVDKLLNEVDDETFLVSVMAANNVTGSIQPYEEIGKALRERGVLYHVDAVQTIGKIPFNLQKGFCDYASFSAHKFHGPKGVGMAFVKRGSPIKPFITGGGQERGMRAGTQNVPGALVTSIAMQRAIENMDTSSRRLRDFQQQIVESVKALGGAVNTPEDSVSNTVNASFAGIRSEVLVNALSEEGVYLGTSSACSSRSDGGQYVLDEMGVDPSLASCSIRISMSRFTTEEDVAILVETLKKTVPLLKF
- a CDS encoding YicC/YloC family endoribonuclease, which produces MLRSMTGYARAERRLYGINAFVELKTVNSKYLNVDVNIGDAFSELEMNVSRLIKENLKRGTVKARIDISLVDSDDFLQPDFGIASSIYNSLRLIRDRYGLAGEVSVDSMARFKEIFKTRPSEDLAEKIWNVIEGLLIEAVDQLNIDREREGQTMSLALNEYLDRLETIAEELQANSEDMVLYYRDFLKKKLEQISDSQLDDNRLEQEVTLLAEKADISEEIVRMISHIESFRSVMQSDRESGVQLDFICQEMHRELSTVASKSKKLVITNLSVEGRTLVNKLREQVQNIE